TAACAAGTTTGTCTAATATCCTGAAACTGATGGTTCGTCATGAAGTGGTCGAAGAGCCTTTCCATGTCGTTGAATCTCTAGCAGAGACAGTATTGGCTGTAAAAGTGCCAGAGAATAAGACCACTGCGATGAGGACGTCCAACTTTAACATGTATGTCAAGAAAACGGAGAAGTGGAATGTTACCAAGTTTTTCAGCACTGAGAAACACTGTCGAAATTGTTTTTATCCAACCCTGAACGTGAGCAGCGTTCctagtctgcctgccaacgctcCAATCTCTACAATGTTTTGTGAGTTTGCAGATGACCCTTTCCCTTGGCTAAATTATGGGGAAAACATTTTGACCGAGGTGGTTGGATTCCGAATGACAGGAACCGAGGCCACCGGTGACGTGATTGAGATCACACCTGATGTAGTGGAAGTGTACCTCGTCAGAAAAAACTTGAGCTTTGGGACTTTTAATCTCACGGTGGGCCCCAGCAAGGAGTCTCCTAAAGCAAATGAGTCATTGAGAAAGACGACGGGGGCATTTAGCTTTGAAGTGGACAGCAGAGCAGGGAAGGAGGTGCTGATCCACATTGTGACGGAAGTGGCCGTGTTGTTCACGGTGTTGGTGTATGCTGGCCGTCAGATCACACCCACCGCTTTGATCGCCACCTACCTCGTGCCCCATCGCATCCCCCCAGTTGCCCAAGACAGTGACCTGTTTGACCCTGACTGTACAGTGACGGAGGCCCGCGTGGTTTGCCTTCCCCCATCCCTGTTGCGGGTCATAGCTCAGCGAACCAGCTCCTCTGAGCCTACCGTCGCTGTGGTTCTGCAGGCCCCTCATTTTGTCCTAAAGCCCAATGACAAGTTAGTGAGAATTTCTGTTTTCAGCACTCAATGCTTGGACATGTATGGGATCCAGAGCGATTGGAGAGAAGACACCTGCGTTGTCGGAGAGAAGACCACCTGGCAGAAAGTGCACTGTATCTGCAAGAACCCAGGGCGGGCCAGGCGGCAGCTGGACGCAATGAAACTAGCCAACCTCCACCTGCGTACCCGCTATTTGACGGCCAAGGTGATCGTGGTCCCTAACCCCGTGGATCTGCGATTAGAGGTCCTCAAGAGCGTTACCCAAAACCCCGTGACCCTCTTCACTGTACTTTTCATTATGCTCTTGTACATAGTCCTAGGGTTCTGGGCCTTGCACAGAGATGAAATGGACAAGTGTCTTAGGGAGCAAGTGGTAGTTCTACCCGATAACGATCCTTATGATAATGTATGTTACCTAGTCACTGTTTTTACAGGAAGCCGTTGTGGGTCTGGGACCAGGGCCAATGTCTTTGTCCAACTGCAGGGAACAGAGAGTAGCAGCGATGTgcattgtttaagccatccacAGTTTACAACCCTCTACCGAGGAAGCGTCAGCACTTTCCTCCTAACGACGAAAAATGACTTGGGGGACATCCGTTCCATCCGCGTGTGGCACAACAACGAGGGCAGGTCCCCTAGTTGGTACTTAAGTAGAATCAAAGTGGAGAATCTGTTCAGCAGACACATCTGGCTGTTCATGTGCCGGGAATGGCTTTCTATTGACACCTCTTTGGACAGAACCTTTCAAGTAACCCCCCCAGATAAGTCTCTCAACAGAATGGATTTTTTCCTTACAGATTTAAGTTATAGGCTGGGGAGAAGCCACATGTGGTTCTCTGTTTTTTCTGGTGTCATTGCTACACGGTTCAGTAGGCTCCAGAGACTGTCCTGTTGCTTAGCCATGTTGCTGTCCTCCCTTCTGTGTAATATTATGTTCTTTaatctaaataaagaaaaagaagcgGAGTCACAAGAGGGGAAGTACCTCAGGTCGATGGTGATCGGGATGGAAAGTGTCTTAATTACCATCCCTGTGCAACTAATGATCACGTCTTTGTTCATCTATTCCCAGAGGAGACCTCAGGTGACCCTAGGGGAGGTCGCTCCTCGGAAGCATCCGTGGACACCAGCAGCAAGTGAACACTGGCAAGAACGATTAGCAAAGTGGCACACTCGTGAAACTGGCAACGCACACTCCCGGGAGCCTGAAAAGCTTCCACCTACTAGGAGAAGTCCTGGACTTCCCGAGGCTTCTGTCAAGACCACTTCTAAAAGACGGCCCCAGCCCAAGCGAGCAGAAAGCAAGGTCTCCCGcacccaaagaaaaaataaaaacgcCAATAACCCAAACGTTGAAGACAATCAAAGTGTTCCTCCTGGAGAGCACCCTCGCCAGCCCGGTGCTACACCCCTCAAAGAGAAGACCAGGATTGTTCTGCCGTGGTGTTGCGTTTATGTCGCATGGCTCTTGGTTTTTGTCACTTGTAGCATATCCTCattctttattgtattttatggACTGACTTACGGCTACGAAAAGTCAATAGAATGGCTGTTTGCATCATTTTGTTGCTTCTTGCAGTCAGTTTTTCTGGTGCAACCATCTAAAATTATGGTCGTGTCAGGCTACAGAACAAGTAAGCCCAAGTATTGTGAGAACCTTCTGTGGGTTGGCAACTTTCGCTACAGTGAGATCAAGCTGCAGAGCATCACGCAGAACCCAGAGGAAATGCACAGGCGCCAGCAGCACGTCGTCCAGCTCCGAAGCTCGAGGATGTACCAGCCCCTCACTGAAGACGACATCACAATcttcaaaagaaagaagaggattaAGAGAAGAGCTTTCCTGTTCCTGAGCTACATCCTCACTCACTTCATGTTTCTGGCCCTCCTGCTGAGCCTGGTCACCCTCCTACGCCACACCGATGGCTTTTACTATAATCGGTTTATTCGTGACCAGTTCTCTGTGGATCTGGCGTCGGTGACCAAGCTGGAAGACATCTTTCGGTGGCTGAACAGCGTGCTGttgcctctgctccacaacgacCTGCGTCCCACCTTTCTCCCTGAAAGCTCCTCTAAAATCCTCGGCCTGCCACGGATGAGGCAGGTGAGGGCGCAACCTGGAGAGAAAACCTGTCTGCCTGCCAAACACTTCACGCAGGACAGCCTCAAAAGAGAGATTCACTGTCACCCCGAATACGGCACTGACCCAGAAGACACAAAAAGCTACTCCGGGTTGTGGAATAGAGTTAGTAAGCGGGCTGTAGACAAGACTACGAAAGGATTTACTTACAAGCCTGGAGAAAAGAGATGGGCGTACTATTCCTATGGGCTGTTGCATACCTACGGGTCAGGAGGGTACGCGTTCTATTTTTTTCCGGAAGAGCAGCAGTTTAATTCCACACGGAGGCTCAGCGAACTCCAGGGAAGCCATTGGCTGGATGAAAAGACGTGGGCTGTGATCTTGGAACTAACAACTTTTAATCCAGACACCACTCTCTTCTGCAGCATCTCAGTCATCTTTGAGGTCTCTCGGGTAGGAGCTGTGAACACGAGCCTGTCTGCGCACTCCTTCTCGCTTGCCGATTTCAACAGAAACACTTCCGCAGAAATCTACTTGTACGTGGccatcctcattttcttttttgcctacGTTGTCGACGAGGTCTACATCATCACACAAGAAAGGTCCGCCTACGTGAAAAGTGTATATAATTTGCTCAACTTTGCTTTAAAATGCATCTTTACCGTGCTGATCGTGCTCTTTTTCAGGAAACACTTCTTGGCTGTCAGTATAATTCGGTTTTACCTGTCGAACTCTGAGGATTTCATTCCCTTTCATGCAGTGTCTCAAGTAGATCACGCCATGAGGGTGATGTTGGGTTTCCTGTTGTTTCTGACAATCCTGAAGTCCCTCAGGTATTCCAGGTTCTTTTACAACGTGCGTCTCGCACAGAGGACCATCCAGACTGCCCTTCCCGGCATCTGCCACATGGCGCTAGTGGTGTCCGTGTATTTCTTTGTCTACATGACTTTTGGTTACCTGGTATTCGGGCAGCACGAATGGAACTACAGTGATATGACTCACGCCACACAGACAGTACTCTCCTACTGCGTTTCAGCTTTTCAGAACACGGAATTTTCCAGTAACCGGGTTCTCGGGGTCCTGTTTCTCTCATCTTTTCTGCTGGTGACGATCTGCATATTGATCAACTTATTTCAGGCGGTGATTTTGTCTGCCTACGGGGAAATGAAGCAGCCCGTGTATGAGGAGCCCTCAGAAGAAGCGGAAGCAATGACCTACCTGTGTCACAGACTAAGAACTGCATTTGGCTTTCTGTCCTTCAAATCCAAGGCGGAAGACCAACCCAAGTTCTTTGCCAACATGATGTACGGGCGGCCAGAGAAGAGCGACAGCCGGTACCTGGGGCTGAAGACCAGAAACATTAATGGGAAGAAAACGGTGTATCTCGTTGTGTGATCCATGACCGTTTCAAGGTCCACAGGCCGGCTTCTCTCAAATGCTCACTTTCTGGGATTAAGGAACGTTTAGTGGCTCAGTTGTGCTTTCTCCCCGTGTCCTTCACAATGCACACCCCCTACGTCTGGAAGTATCCGCCGTCTTGGCCTCCCCTTCGGAACTTGAGGGTGTCAGAGTGCAGTGCAGCCTctacagagagaggaggaggacagCCTGCGAGTCCTGGGTTGATCTCCCTGTGGCTGGGAAGCTGGTGTCTTTGGTACCTGCTGCAGTTTAGAAGGTTAGAGACCCAGATCTGGGGTAGGGAACTCAAAGGCCCCCTCAGCCTCACCCCACCTTGCCGGAAGCAGCAGGAAAATCCTGCTGCTTCTGTGCCCCCCTCCCCGGGGCTGGGAGGCCAGCACTCGCGCTTCAGTGCCTCAGCCCCGCTGGCTGTTCCCTTTGCACACACGGCTGCAgggcctcccccaccctcccagctCCGCCGCCCACACTGCCAGCTGGGCCAGGGCCTTGTGACGAGTCTCAGGAGTTGCCCTCGTGCCTGGGAATGCAGGGATGTGGACCTGGGGGTCAGAGGTCTGAAGCTTCCCATCTACTTAAGGCCACTGCAAGTGAAAGATGTAAAGTGTCATGACGTTTTCTGGCCATGAGACGTGACTTCTATTAAACAGCAAGAaggtgtgtgggggtgtgggtTCACACTGaaagatagtaaatattctatATAATGTATATAGCAATATATACATCCAGAATTTGAGCTTTGGGTTATTGATGGCCTGGTGGATTGTTTAGAAAACATTGTTTAAGAAAAATAGGCTAGCAGCTGTTGGATTTTCACTCCGAAACATGCTCATTTATGTAGACGCCACTTTAAGCTTGGTCAGAATTAAATGTGAGATTTCTTCTGTGAGACCTGCAGTGATTCCTGTGAGGGGGTGTGTACACCGATGGCTCCTGCCCTCAAAGTCGAGGGCCAGCAAAGGGGGACAACAGGCAGGTGGGCAGCTGCTGTGCCCCAGGTGTTTGTTACTCACTTGGCACCCCGTAGTCCTGTGCTGCACGGGCATGGTCATGGTACCCTGCACCTTGGCAGGTACgggcacgcacacacgcacgtgtGCATGCGTTCCATCGTTTCCTCCCCAGGGGAGGCCTGagaacctggggtggggggtggccttCTCTGCCAGCTGAGATAATGAAGAGGTTTTGTGACTCACCCAAGACCACCCACACGGTTAGGGTCAGAAGGCCAGTTCCGGGTTCTCTAACTGCCCTGGTGGGACGTCTCAGGTTTGGCTGGGCTCTGGCCACCGGTTCCAAGTGAAGTGCACGTTCACGTTCATGGTTAGCACCTCTCATTACCACCTGACTTTTGAACAGGTTGGGAAGGCGTAAGCATGGGggccagatgtttactttttCCTGGGGTCTGGTCAGGTGCAGTCACCCATGGAACGCAGAACGGGGGAGTGTAAGCCCCAGGTGATGTGCAGGCGACATGGGGCAGGCATCGCCCTAGAGGCTTCAAAGACCTAGGCAGACAAGGCAGACTCGGGTGCTCTGTGGCTGGATACACCCAGACATTCTTCCCAAATTTAGGATCAGCTGAAGTCTCTACCCCTGTGGTGCTGTGGGAGGCCGAGGGTTACACTAATTGGCCTCGCTTCCCTGGAAGAAAGCCCCCAGGCCCACATAGCATCTCATGATTGGGAGCTGTGAGTGACAGGGTCATAAAGGCAGGGCCCAAGTGGGCCATCCAGGAacaaggcgggggtgggggggtggggtgggctgatTGATGACCAGGGACAGCAGCTGCAGGCCCCTCAAAGGAGACAAGACTGTCACCTTGTGGCTACAGTGAGAAGTCTAGCAGAGTCACAGGGCTGTTTCCACGCATACTGGGAGAGAGGGGAGTGCCAGGGGCCTTCTAATGATAGAGCAATGACAGGTATTTACATGGTTTAGAAATATTAGAGATGCCAATTATAACATTGTCagtgtgaaaattaataaagggaCACCTCACTAAAATGGAGTCGGGAGGCCAGAAGTGGGGGCTCTCATGCACGTACCACTCAGGCCAACGCAGATCCCAACGGGAAGAGAGGTACCATTCCTCTCCGGCAGGAAGCGATGCTACCTTACTaggcagcaggaggaaggaaggtttTCTCCTCGCCTGGCGACAGCCCAGCCAATAAGAGAGTGTCACAACTCACACCAGATTTCCtactcccagtttcctccaatggacAGTTTGTTTATAAAAGCCCCGCCCAACTTCCCTTTCTCTATAAAAACAGTTCCCTCTCCTTTGCTTTACCAGACTTAGGCGTCCCAAATTGCAGTTCTTTGCTGCTCCCGAATAAACCCATCTTGCTGGTAAAAATAACTGCTGGTGAAAACAAAActggctgttttattgttttaggttaaCATCAGGAAAACAAAGTAAGGAGACAATCAAAATTTAGAAGGTCATTTTCACAGGACATGGCAACAATTTCTAAAGGAGTCTTTTAAGACGCCTTTGTTCCCATCAGTTTCCAGGGATAGGGTAGGCATGTTCCAGAACAAGTTGGAAACAGTTATGAATACCCTCCCAAGTCTGTATTGCACAGGAAAACAAGATAAATGTTCTTGGATTTGTTCTCCATGTACCCCTTATTAACTCAGAGTAGTAGAACAAGTTTTAGATGCAGAGAGACGGCTCCATCTGAAGCTCCACGTCCTTCATCTACCTCAAACCCTTGTACCAATTATGAAGACTTGCATTTGTAAGGCCTGcttctgtatgtatattatactcTTACATATTTACTTCAAAGCTATACACCGTTAAAGGCATTTTGTCCATTGCAATAAATTCAGGTCTCTCCATGCATCCTCCCTCCACCACTCCACAGAGGGCCAGCCTTTCCCTTGAGCCAGAAGAAACCTCCAGTGTCTC
The Globicephala melas chromosome 10, mGloMel1.2, whole genome shotgun sequence genome window above contains:
- the PKDREJ gene encoding polycystin family receptor for egg jelly, giving the protein MRPGPVLLLLGLGLSLSGGPGRRPPTPAPRGASATVPRVPGSPSGDLLGREPASARRAPPEARVRVPARTQAAVLRSVRGARGLGVRGVGGGGVRVGGGRGRFSLRPRAAPGSGVILSGGRDLCLRTGRLTGPAPRCLRTHVLLRARRAAAAAAAPAHVDLQLSAPGGRLSLRWLARLPRSLGRLEWTFRLGLLGPMVPTAAAAAARVSPRSAVSPLSALPRGPRSYAGLVARTKCPTDGPTPVVLEAVNPNTSQALESSVSRQGVCVLDLVRIERNDDSPLQLTRKMEVTINATVKAHCPNQRFFGQYWKLYSVASVSDKPDWTKPLQNPPLKSGNTPSSIRISAHSLSWGVYLLNFSVYIVTYDPTIPLKKDSDSIYIIIVKSPLQAVIPGDTNITVNFSDGLTLNGNMSSDPEAGNPLEGLHFFWYCTTDPRNYDGHEITVRSKEVCLPEQVDLRWTWASGPILTLLPETLHGGRVYFFRLVVQKNDRTAFADRTVHVLQGPAPVANISCIENCDTVLIIAERFSLSLECPRCKAGRDVYQWSILSSSGGKMPFDWTGQTTTGRNGAYLSVKAFAFRRFVEDNFWISLNLATWGGSSLVLRHPFVIHHVPETTECKIDPAEGIAFITKFVVHCSRFKDKNIVPTYKIIVPDVRGFGEISSLKENNFGSILYWGKNCTAPPSFLPVGVLANHYALKIYAQAYNTSLGAFSQVTLYATVQAPTDINSSRTVLQELFSSTVGPDSSLSTLLQQRDFLPAGYLMYIVASVLNSMKTDSHLQADQIRLREHLFNQSFILPVNTLAEISQVVMTVTKLTQKTSEFSSLAQKLATVRIWQASRALQECHQRDKHISSEQIESVSTGILTSLSNILKLMVRHEVVEEPFHVVESLAETVLAVKVPENKTTAMRTSNFNMYVKKTEKWNVTKFFSTEKHCRNCFYPTLNVSSVPSLPANAPISTMFCEFADDPFPWLNYGENILTEVVGFRMTGTEATGDVIEITPDVVEVYLVRKNLSFGTFNLTVGPSKESPKANESLRKTTGAFSFEVDSRAGKEVLIHIVTEVAVLFTVLVYAGRQITPTALIATYLVPHRIPPVAQDSDLFDPDCTVTEARVVCLPPSLLRVIAQRTSSSEPTVAVVLQAPHFVLKPNDKLVRISVFSTQCLDMYGIQSDWREDTCVVGEKTTWQKVHCICKNPGRARRQLDAMKLANLHLRTRYLTAKRRPQVTLGEVAPRKHPWTPAASEHWQERLAKWHTRETGNAHSREPEKLPPTRRSPGLPEASVKTTSKRRPQPKRAESKVSRTQRKNKNANNPNVEDNQSVPPGEHPRQPGATPLKEKTRIVLPWCCVYVAWLLVFVTCSISSFFIVFYGLTYGYEKSIEWLFASFCCFLQSVFLVQPSKIMVVSGYRTSKPKYCENLLWVGNFRYSEIKLQSITQNPEEMHRRQQHVVQLRSSRMYQPLTEDDITIFKRKKRIKRRAFLFLSYILTHFMFLALLLSLVTLLRHTDGFYYNRFIRDQFSVDLASVTKLEDIFRWLNSVLLPLLHNDLRPTFLPESSSKILGLPRMRQVRAQPGEKTCLPAKHFTQDSLKREIHCHPEYGTDPEDTKSYSGLWNRVSKRAVDKTTKGFTYKPGEKRWAYYSYGLLHTYGSGGYAFYFFPEEQQFNSTRRLSELQGSHWLDEKTWAVILELTTFNPDTTLFCSISVIFEVSRVGAVNTSLSAHSFSLADFNRNTSAEIYLYVAILIFFFAYVVDEVYIITQERSAYVKSVYNLLNFALKCIFTVLIVLFFRKHFLAVSIIRFYLSNSEDFIPFHAVSQVDHAMRVMLGFLLFLTILKSLRYSRFFYNVRLAQRTIQTALPGICHMALVVSVYFFVYMTFGYLVFGQHEWNYSDMTHATQTVLSYCVSAFQNTEFSSNRVLGVLFLSSFLLVTICILINLFQAVILSAYGEMKQPVYEEPSEEAEAMTYLCHRLRTAFGFLSFKSKAEDQPKFFANMMYGRPEKSDSRYLGLKTRNINGKKTVYLVV